One segment of Allorhodopirellula heiligendammensis DNA contains the following:
- a CDS encoding sodium:solute symporter family transporter, with protein MKRFLPILLIVAAFTTSALATAEDLLSWSELPPMPDKLGLAGPYVGIHNDTMIVAGGANFPKPIWESEKVWHDRIYVMTKDGDDYAWKDGGTLHRTIAYGASVSTSEGVVCIGGNNAEETFDDVFLLSWDPASEQITRREYPSLPKPCAFTAATIIGEVIYLAGGQSGQSLDTAMTNFWSLDLSAQTATEEFVWKELPAWPGPPRALNLTVSQHNGYDDCVYVISGRRQNGPAEDQTSFEFLRDVWEFNPSTGVWRQRSDAPRCWMAGTSIKYGQSHVLVLGGSTGDLFFQSNELQDDHPGFGHDSAAYHTITDTWVSAGVNPVTQVTTTAVQWGHDIIVPTGEIRPRTRTPNVYRVAVNRASHDFGVVNYVVLFVYLTSMVGVGVYFARKSKNTDDFFRGGSNIPWWAAGCSIFATMLSSLTFTGIPSKSYAQDWVYSIGNFTIPVVAIVAVYVAMPFFRRIDATSAYEYLEKRFSRPVRLFGSASFTLFHLFRMAVVMSLTGLAMAVATPLSPAQSVLLMGVLSILYCTMGGVEAVIWTDTIQTVVLFGGAMLAIFLLVTGTEGGVSGFLTAAEDANKFRIANLHLSPTNAQIALWVIIVGAIGQNLSSYTADQAVVQRYMTTADQNLAARSIWTNAALTIPATLLFFGIGTALFAYYQSNPGRLDPTISTDQVFPYFIAREMPIGLAGLVVAGVFAAAQSTVSTSMNSTATALVTDFLRPFHICKSKHGYLNAARGLTFVMGVIGTLLGLVFVNPDIKSLFDTFLVVIGLFMGVLGGLFVLGGTTIRANSTGAMTGALVGAAVMFSLWKFTAVNGYLYTTCGITTCLVVGYFTSLISQQPTGDLSGLTIHTLPKA; from the coding sequence ATGAAACGATTTCTACCGATCCTGCTCATCGTGGCAGCCTTCACGACATCCGCACTCGCAACGGCAGAGGACTTGTTGTCATGGAGTGAATTGCCCCCCATGCCCGACAAGCTGGGCTTGGCGGGGCCGTATGTAGGAATTCACAACGATACCATGATCGTCGCTGGAGGTGCGAACTTTCCCAAGCCTATCTGGGAGAGCGAAAAGGTCTGGCATGACCGCATTTACGTGATGACTAAAGACGGTGACGACTATGCCTGGAAAGACGGCGGAACTCTCCATCGTACAATCGCATATGGGGCGTCAGTCTCTACCAGCGAAGGCGTGGTATGCATCGGTGGAAACAATGCCGAAGAGACATTTGACGACGTGTTCTTGCTGAGCTGGGATCCGGCATCCGAACAGATCACGAGGAGAGAATATCCGTCGCTTCCCAAACCGTGCGCATTCACTGCCGCAACAATCATCGGCGAGGTAATCTATCTTGCTGGAGGGCAAAGTGGCCAGTCGCTAGACACCGCCATGACAAACTTCTGGTCGCTGGATCTGTCCGCGCAGACAGCGACTGAGGAATTCGTTTGGAAAGAGTTGCCAGCTTGGCCCGGACCTCCGCGAGCATTGAACCTGACCGTCAGTCAGCACAATGGATATGACGATTGCGTGTACGTCATCAGCGGGCGGCGACAGAATGGGCCAGCGGAAGATCAAACCAGCTTTGAATTTCTCCGCGATGTGTGGGAGTTCAATCCAAGCACCGGTGTGTGGCGGCAACGAAGCGACGCACCTCGATGTTGGATGGCCGGCACCAGCATCAAATACGGCCAGAGTCATGTGCTCGTGCTCGGCGGATCGACGGGGGATCTATTCTTCCAAAGCAACGAACTGCAGGATGACCATCCAGGCTTCGGCCATGATTCAGCAGCCTACCACACCATCACCGATACCTGGGTTTCCGCGGGAGTGAATCCCGTCACCCAGGTGACGACAACTGCGGTTCAATGGGGCCATGATATCATCGTGCCGACTGGCGAGATTCGCCCCCGAACGCGAACGCCGAACGTCTATCGCGTTGCCGTCAATCGCGCCAGCCACGACTTTGGCGTCGTCAATTACGTTGTCCTCTTCGTGTACCTAACGTCGATGGTTGGCGTCGGCGTATACTTTGCTAGAAAGAGCAAGAACACCGACGACTTTTTTCGCGGCGGTAGCAATATTCCATGGTGGGCTGCTGGTTGCAGCATCTTTGCCACGATGCTGAGCTCGCTAACCTTCACCGGTATTCCATCGAAGTCTTACGCGCAGGACTGGGTGTATTCGATTGGCAACTTCACGATTCCAGTAGTCGCCATTGTTGCGGTGTACGTCGCTATGCCGTTCTTCCGCCGGATCGATGCCACGAGTGCGTATGAATATCTGGAGAAGCGATTCAGTCGTCCAGTACGACTATTCGGAAGTGCCAGCTTCACGCTCTTTCACCTCTTTCGCATGGCGGTTGTCATGTCGCTGACTGGATTAGCGATGGCGGTCGCAACCCCCTTGAGTCCTGCGCAGTCCGTGTTGCTGATGGGCGTGCTCAGCATCCTTTACTGTACGATGGGTGGCGTCGAAGCAGTGATCTGGACGGATACCATCCAGACGGTCGTACTGTTCGGTGGGGCGATGCTGGCGATCTTTCTTTTGGTGACGGGAACAGAGGGTGGTGTAAGCGGTTTTCTGACTGCAGCAGAGGATGCCAATAAATTTCGAATCGCCAACTTGCACCTCAGCCCGACAAACGCCCAGATCGCACTGTGGGTGATTATTGTTGGAGCGATCGGACAGAACCTGTCTTCGTACACTGCCGACCAAGCTGTCGTGCAGCGTTACATGACAACCGCCGATCAGAATCTGGCAGCCCGCTCGATCTGGACGAATGCCGCGCTGACGATTCCGGCGACACTGCTGTTTTTCGGCATCGGCACGGCACTATTCGCGTACTATCAATCCAATCCCGGCCGGTTGGACCCGACGATTTCGACGGATCAAGTATTTCCCTATTTCATCGCTCGCGAAATGCCCATAGGTTTGGCCGGGCTGGTCGTCGCGGGTGTGTTTGCAGCAGCCCAGTCGACTGTTTCGACCAGCATGAACTCCACCGCGACGGCTTTGGTGACTGACTTCCTGCGACCATTCCATATTTGTAAGTCCAAGCATGGCTACCTCAATGCCGCTCGCGGACTGACCTTCGTGATGGGAGTGATTGGGACGCTACTGGGACTCGTGTTTGTCAACCCGGACATCAAATCGTTATTCGACACCTTTCTGGTCGTGATCGGCTTGTTCATGGGTGTGCTCGGTGGGCTGTTCGTGCTAGGTGGTACAACAATCCGAGCCAATTCCACCGGAGCAATGACGGGAGCGTTGGTCGGGGCCGCGGTGATGTTTAGCCTGTGGAAATTCACTGCAGTTAACGGCTACCTGTATACGACATGCGGAATCACAACATGCTTGGTCGTCGGTTACTTCACGAGTCTCATCTCACAGCAGCCCACTGGTGACCTCAGTGGGCTGACCATTCATACATTACCGAAAGCGTGA